In a genomic window of Ipomoea triloba cultivar NCNSP0323 chromosome 3, ASM357664v1:
- the LOC116013009 gene encoding gibberellin 3-beta-dioxygenase 1-like, with translation MSPTELDHLVPMDFKNVVQVPDTHTWLINNSCSSEESVPLIDLEDPQAVEKIKMACENWGVFQVTNHGIPMELLAQIEHQARRFFDLTREEKLLTLRSPDSPNGYGIIPISRTFNTLMWMEGFTLSGSPLELARRVWPKDYSPFCTVIEDYQEQMMGVAVKITSLIFKSLGLSREDVEWFDPKSTEAFFHLNSYPRCPDPTRALGMVPHTDSSLITLLYQSSTNRGLQVYGPNLKWVDVEPISNAIVVNVSDLLQIYSNDQFKSVVHRAIVSEANHRISVVYFFGPKIDVNILSPPKLIKDGDSPMYRPVSWKEYREIKGVHFDKALEVLRFNSVVVENANAVTRGNEAPLDGVDGGKVEALEA, from the exons ATGAGCCCAACAGAGCTGGATCATCTGGTCCCCATGGATTTCAAAAACGTGGTCCAAGTTCCCGATACCCACACCTGGCTCATCAACAACTCTTGTTCAAGCGAGGAATCTGTTCCCTTGATCGATCTTGAGGACCCGCAAGCCGTGGAGAAGATAAAAATGGcttgtgaaaattggggtgttttTCAGGTGACCAACCACGGCATTCCAATGGAGCTTCTTGCCCAAATTGAGCATCAGGCTCGCCGCTTCTTTGATTTGACGAGGGAGGAGAAGCTCCTCACTCTGCGCTCGCCGGACAGCCCCAACGGCTACGGCATCATCCCCATTTCACGCACTTTTAACACTCTCATGTGGATGGAAGGTTTCACCCTGTCGGGATCGCCGTTGGAGCTTGCACGCCGGGTTTGGCCCAAAGATTACTCCCCTTTCTG CACTGTGATTGAGGATTACCAAGAACAAATGATGGGTGTGGCTGTAAAAATAActtctttaatatttaaatcatTGGGCCTATCTCGTGAAGATGTGGAATGGTTTGACCCCAAAAGCACGGAAGCATTTTTTCATTTGAACTCGTACCCGAGATGCCCAGACCCAACCCGCGCATTGGGCATGGTCCCACACACAGACTCATCTCTTATAACTTTGCTATACCAAAGCAGCACCAATAGAGGCCTCCAAGTGTATGGGCCCAATCTCAAATGGGTCGACGTCGAGCCCATTTCCAATGCAATCGTCGTCAACGTCAGTGACTTGTTGCAGATATACTCTAATGACCAGTTCAAAAGCGTGGTACATCGGGCCATTGTGAGCGAGGCCAATCACCGCATCTCTGTTGTCTATTTCTTTGGCCCGAAAATAGATGTCAACATTTTATCGCCACCTAAATTGATCAAGGACGGCGATTCTCCCATGTATCGTCCCGTATCATGGAAGGAGTACCGTGAGATTAAGGGTGTGCACTTTGACAAGGCCTTGGAGGTGCTTCGTTTCAATTCAGTCGTCGTTGAAAATGCCAATGCCGTAACCCGTGGTAATGAGGCACCACTTGATGGAGTTGATGGTGGCAAAGTGGAAGCTTTAGAAGCGTAG